A portion of the Polaribacter cellanae genome contains these proteins:
- a CDS encoding TonB-dependent receptor domain-containing protein: protein MNLFKIFIISLISFSSYSQVDIRGVVKDAANMPIEFADVFLTDANNQIISGGITDDKGAFNLTTKQGTYKLTVSFIGYAEWNQNVTLDKDMDLGSIILKADKNQLDEVVVTAKKPLIERKVDRLVFNIENSVAASGGNGLDALRVAPGVRVQNDAISMVGKSSMAVMVDDRLIHLSGDDLIIFLKTLQTDNIKSIEVITNPPAKFDAEGNSGIINVKLKHSDSDYWNVSLNSLYRQTTYPSGTFGGNFNYQKENLSLFTNLSYENGSKRETETEKIFYPTQKWDNNFKNRKIAKIFSSHIGLDYRLSDTWSAGIQYLGNFSRPHSNQYNKSIIKDNISLSIDSIINTIAYDNKKTLSNSYNFHSFIKLDTIGKKISTNFDYFDFRNDLKRSFQTQAITEDFSSTPDGYLSVDNKGIHDLKIYSAKIDVDYPTLWANFSFGGKVYFSKTHYDNKYFDSTAGVPILQPNRSNIFDYDENTQALYFMGNKKLSEKWSIQLGLRIENTQTKGNSITLGEIDRNNYLQLFPTIYILNKTNDASVFSLNYGRRISRPRYNELNPFQVYYSPYSYTQGNPTLTPSFTDNIEFQYAFKNVLFSSLSFSHKSRGRGNPPFFDDDTKIQYLIDLNFYNTDTYNLSEVYIFNKLDWLQTELQGNLFYTTTNFTKDVNISEPKGWGAFVSVNNRFVLNTKKTINGEINFWYQSPQFQDVYKIKGSASLDLGLKFSLLKSKLNIGVFADDVLKTDIERANTKSGNTNYSYSYYNDYRNFRLSVNYRFGATHLKVEKHNFGNEEEKNRIDN, encoded by the coding sequence ATGAATTTATTTAAGATATTTATAATATCCCTCATTTCTTTTTCTTCCTACTCGCAAGTTGATATACGAGGTGTTGTTAAAGATGCTGCCAATATGCCTATTGAATTTGCCGATGTGTTCCTAACCGATGCCAATAACCAGATCATATCTGGTGGCATTACCGACGACAAGGGTGCGTTTAACTTGACAACCAAACAAGGCACATACAAACTTACCGTAAGTTTTATAGGCTATGCGGAGTGGAATCAAAACGTAACCCTGGACAAGGATATGGATTTGGGAAGCATCATTTTAAAAGCAGATAAAAACCAATTAGATGAAGTGGTGGTAACTGCCAAAAAACCATTGATAGAACGTAAAGTGGATCGGTTGGTTTTTAATATAGAGAACAGCGTGGCGGCAAGTGGAGGAAACGGTTTGGATGCCCTGAGAGTTGCACCCGGTGTTCGGGTACAGAACGATGCCATATCAATGGTTGGAAAAAGTAGTATGGCTGTAATGGTAGATGATAGGTTAATTCATTTATCAGGTGATGATTTAATAATTTTTCTAAAAACTTTGCAGACAGATAACATTAAAAGTATAGAAGTTATTACAAATCCTCCTGCAAAGTTTGATGCTGAAGGAAATAGCGGTATAATAAATGTAAAACTAAAACATTCAGATAGTGATTATTGGAATGTTTCTTTAAATAGTTTGTACAGACAAACAACTTATCCTTCAGGAACTTTTGGTGGCAACTTCAATTATCAAAAAGAAAATCTAAGTCTTTTCACAAATCTTAGTTATGAAAATGGTTCAAAAAGAGAAACCGAAACAGAAAAAATATTTTATCCAACTCAAAAATGGGACAATAATTTTAAAAATAGAAAAATTGCTAAGATTTTTAGTAGTCATATTGGATTAGATTACAGACTTTCTGATACTTGGTCGGCAGGAATTCAATATTTAGGTAATTTTAGTAGACCTCACTCCAATCAATATAATAAATCTATAATAAAAGATAATATAAGTTTATCTATTGATTCTATTATCAATACAATTGCTTATGACAACAAAAAAACTTTATCCAATTCATATAATTTTCATTCTTTTATAAAACTGGATACTATTGGTAAAAAAATTTCTACGAATTTTGATTATTTTGATTTTAGAAATGATCTGAAAAGAAGTTTTCAAACACAAGCAATAACTGAAGATTTTTCCTCAACACCTGATGGATATCTATCGGTAGATAATAAAGGAATTCATGATCTAAAAATCTATTCGGCTAAAATTGATGTTGATTATCCAACTTTATGGGCAAATTTTAGTTTTGGAGGCAAGGTGTATTTCTCTAAAACACATTATGACAATAAATATTTTGACAGTACGGCCGGTGTTCCAATTTTGCAACCTAATAGAAGCAATATTTTTGACTATGATGAGAATACTCAGGCATTATACTTTATGGGTAACAAAAAACTTTCTGAAAAATGGTCAATCCAACTTGGATTGAGAATAGAAAACACTCAAACCAAAGGTAACTCTATCACTTTGGGTGAAATAGATCGCAATAATTACTTGCAGCTTTTTCCAACAATATATATTTTAAATAAGACAAATGACGCGAGTGTTTTTTCTTTGAATTATGGAAGAAGAATTTCCAGACCAAGATATAATGAGCTAAATCCGTTCCAAGTATATTATAGTCCTTACAGTTATACACAGGGTAATCCGACACTTACGCCTTCATTTACAGACAACATTGAGTTTCAATATGCTTTCAAGAATGTATTATTCAGTTCACTCTCTTTTTCACACAAAAGCAGAGGTCGAGGTAATCCACCTTTTTTCGATGATGATACGAAAATTCAGTATTTGATAGACCTTAACTTTTACAATACTGACACTTACAATTTAAGTGAGGTCTATATATTTAACAAGTTAGATTGGCTGCAAACCGAACTTCAAGGTAATCTATTCTATACTACTACGAATTTCACAAAAGATGTAAATATTTCTGAACCAAAAGGTTGGGGAGCCTTTGTTAGTGTAAATAATAGATTTGTTCTAAATACCAAAAAGACGATTAACGGTGAGATTAACTTTTGGTATCAATCACCCCAATTTCAGGATGTATACAAAATAAAAGGGTCAGCAAGTTTGGACTTAGGCCTTAAGTTCTCTCTACTCAAAAGCAAATTAAATATTGGGGTTTTTGCTGATGATGTTTTGAAAACGGATATTGAAAGAGCAAACACCAAATCAGGCAACACAAATTACTCATATTCGTATTACAATGACTATAGAAATTTTAGGTTGTCGGTAAACTATCGATTTGGAGCTACACATTTAAAAGTTGAAAAACACAATTTTGGAAATGAAGAAGAAAAAAATAGAATTGACAATTAA